A section of the Macadamia integrifolia cultivar HAES 741 chromosome 9, SCU_Mint_v3, whole genome shotgun sequence genome encodes:
- the LOC122087920 gene encoding nuclear receptor corepressor 2-like, which produces MAKPDDIVKESWGTWEELLLACAVNRHGTNSWDSVAMEIQNRTTSSLHLLTPQNCKQKYHDLKGRFITKDDETLVGDDESEHLDDKIDEIPWLEELRKLRVAELRREVQRYDVSIVSLQLKVKKLKDAREQSFREKENDEQKPDLETDSDGKERVKEDEKERDAKSEKSTPEKVAGVSVTGEDSDRENQSFNESNSTDPKVQNQEEDVAEAEKKPVPVEIAVERPDLVSGDSKPVGEGSYHGSSETIAKGSAPLPVGKSPGANTVREAGESPELWESVAESKGGGEEGQKESSDVQSSASLSKKNSRKKVISGSSSGEEPEADEVSPAIKNISVKSQPLMSFLEIIRSHKYGSIFERRLESQETAKYRNLVRQHVDLEMVRTRLEEGHYSGGNGGKFFRDLLLLFNNASVFFPKNSHECVAAVALRQLVSKELAIRARNLGRPKDESATAAAPEPPVPPPAKPEPPDSQLAKPNSSVPVIACRKRSAISTKPSIAVIDKKVEQRTSAGAEEKPVPDRKQSGSFPNVVEEQSLTKKRTRERSGLGTRSSRTGGKSRTITNNSNKNPTTDSDQHHSHGPNSSSAGKGSAQDEEPKTEKKSNTTVAKKRSAANFLNRMKRNSSSSGTLLETLKNTVNNSNNSKGGGGGGGGELGTEQKRGGGKSDGRKDHGGRQSSSGKQAAEQSSPAKRSVGRPPKRATAAPPPPLPRSAPSKRTREAADTEVVVASRQSRKRARR; this is translated from the exons ATGGCGAAACCCGACGATATTGTGAAGGAATCATGGGGGACTTGGGAGGAGCTCTTGTTGGCTTGCGCCGTTAACCGTCATGGAACCAATAGCTGGGACTCTGTCGCTATGGAAATACAGAATCGAACCACTTCTTCCCTTCATCTTCTAACCCCACAGAACTGTAAACAGAAGTATCATGACCTTAAAGGCCGATTCATTACCAAGGACGATGAAACGCTCGTCGGGGACGACGAATCTGAACACCTCGACGATAAGATAGACGAGATTCCGTGGCTCGAAGAGTTGAGAAAACTTCGAGTGGCGGAGCTTAGACGCGAGGTTCAACGATACGATGTTTCGATCGT TTCCCTGCAATTGAAAGTTAAGAAATTGAAGGATGCGCGTGAACAGAGCTTCAGAGAAAAGGAAAACGACGAACAGAAACCAGATCTGGAAACTGATTCGGATGGCAAAGAAAGAGTCAAAGAGGATGAGAAGGAGAGGGACGCAAAATCGGAGAAATCTACGCCGGAGAAAGTCGCCGGAGTATCAGTCACCGGCGAAGATTCAGACCGTGAAAACCAGTCGTTCAACGAGTCTAATTCTACGGATCCAAAGGTTCAGAATCAAGAGGAGGACGTCGCAGAGGCGGAGAAGAAACCTGTACCGGTTGAAATCGCCGTGGAACGACCTGATCTGGTTTCCGGTGATTCAAAACCTGTCGGCGAGGGGTCTTATCATGGTAGTTCGGAAACAATAGCGAAAGGGTCGGCGCCCCTGCCGGTCGGGAAGTCTCCGGGAGCTAATACGGTAAGGGAAGCCGGTGAATCGCCCGAGTTGTGGGAATCTGTGGCCGAATCGAAAGGTGGGGGAGAGGAAGGCCAGAAGGAAAGCAGCGACGTGCAGAGCTCGGCTAgtttatcaaagaaaaatagCCGGAAAAAGGTCATTTCAGGGAGTAGCAGCGGGGAAGAACCAGAGGCTGATGAGGTTTCTCCCGCCATCAAAAATATTTCTGTTAAATCACAGCCGTTGATGAGTTTCCTCGAGATTATCCGGTCCCACAAATATGGCTCCATTTTCGAGCGCCGGCTCGAAAGTCAG GAAACTGCCAAGTACAGGAACTTAGTAAGGCAACATGTGGATCTCGAGATGGTTCGAACGAGGTTAGAAGAAGGCCATTATTCCGGCGGCAACGGCGGTAAATTCTTTCGTGATTTGCTTCTTCTCTTCAACAACGCCAGCGTCTTCTTCCCCAAGAACTCGCACGAATGTGTTGCTGCTGTTGCACTTAGGCAGCTAGTTTCTAAGGAGCTGGCTATTAGAGCCCGGAATCTGGGTCGGCCCAAAGATGAatcagcaacagcagcagctcCCGAACCCCCTGTTCCACCTCCAGCGAAGCCGGAACCTCCGGATTCTCAGCTTGCGAAGCCCAATTCTTCTGTACCGGTAATCGCCTGCAGAAAGCGGAGTGCGATCTCTACAAAGCCATCGATTGCAGTGATTGATAAGAAGGTAGAGCAAAGAACTTCAGCAGGGGCCGAAGAGAAGCCAGTTCCTGATAGGAAGCAATCCGGTTCTTTCCCAAATGTTGTCGAGGAACAGAGCCTCACCAAGAAGAGGACACGAGAGAGGTCAGGATTGGGTACTAGAAGCTCTAGAACAGGTGGAAAGAGCCGCACCATTACTAACAATTCCAACAAGAATCCAACCACGGATTCGGACCAGCACCATAGCCATGGTCCAAACTCTAGCTCAGCCGGTAAAGGATCAGCCCAGGACGAAGAACCGAAGACGGAGAAAAAAAGCAACACAACTGTTGCCAAGAAACGAAGCGCTGCAAATTTCTTGAATAGGATGAAACGGAATTCATCGTCAAGTGGTACGCTCCTAGAGACATTGAAGAACACAGTGAATAATTCTAACAATAGcaaaggtggtggtggtggtggtggaggagaaTTGGGGACGGAGCAGAAGAGAGGTGGCGGGAAGAGTGATGGGCGGAAGGACCACGGAGGTAGGCAAAGCTCCAGTGGGAAACAAGCGGCAGAGCAGAGCAGTCCGGCGAAAAGAAGCGTTGGACGACCGCCGAAGAGAGCGACGGCGGCGCCACCTCCACCTTTGCCTCGTTCAGCCCCATCGAAACGGACGAGGGAAGCGGCAGATACAGAGGTGGTAGTGGCTTCGAGACAGTCGAGGAAACGAGCGAGGAGGTAG
- the LOC122088220 gene encoding uncharacterized protein LOC122088220, translated as MKASIKFREEEKPLSRAKVPLSILGFPFQSGITAGDSKELCLNLSTFFQSGPSFKIAYRPNDSWNPFSLIVKTGIGHFGSPISAHMTMSAEFNLISRGNPSFFLQFKPQIGDFSIIKSHRSPIGKVKSNARKIDSDDEASVDGGERTLQNGVDEPTGNYIFRGKEINGLSPENNAVRGICNLFSGMELNARTVLPIRDRAVLKFRWGVSEAFVENKITESSSRNSLWKIPLLVMRKITVEQVVHEEGSKEKEKEKKKTFTGDADVSDVCLAVKRQLEVMQAENSSLRRVVEEFRSDVRGGKPVSTAGNRDSGNYRETERNGGKFPVGRKERRNDERKSESEFGGPAAGKTMEGDVIVNDELKA; from the coding sequence ATGAAAGCTTCAATCAAGTTTCGGGAGGAAGAAAAACCTCTTTCCAGAGCAAAAGTTCCACTCAGCATCTTGGGTTTTCCTTTCCAATCTGGAATCACTGCCGGTGACTCGAAAGAGCTCTGCTTGAATCTCAGTACCTTCTTCCAATCAGGGCCTTCGTTCAAAATTGCTTATCGTCCGAACGACTCATGGAACCCTTTCAGCCTCATCGTCAAAACCGGAATCGGACACTTCGGGTCGCCAATCTCTGCTCATATGACGATGAGCGCTGAGTTCAATCTCATCAGCCGTGGAAACCCTAGTTTCTTCCTCCAATTCAAGCCTCAGATTGGCGATTTCTCGATCATAAAGTCCCACCGATCGCCTATCGGGAAGGTCAAATCGAACGCGAGAAAGATCGATTCCGACGACGAAGCATCGGTTGACGGCGGTGAGAGAACGTTACAGAACGGTGTTGATGAGCCTACTGGAAACTACATCTTTCGAGGCAAGGAGATTAACGGACTCTCACCGGAAAATAACGCCGTACGCGGGATTTGTAACCTATTTTCAGGTATGGAGTTGAACGCGAGAACGGTTTTGCCGATCAGAGACCGAGCCGTTTTGAAATTCCGATGGGGGGTCAGTGAAGCTTTCGTGGAAAATAAAATCACGGAATCATCGTCCAGGAATTCTCTGTGGAAGATTCCTCTCCTTGTGATGAGGAAAATCACCGTCGAACAAGTGGTGCATGAGGAGGGctcgaaggagaaggagaaagagaagaagaagaccttcACGGGAGACGCTGACGTGTCAGATGTCTGTTTGGCTGTGAAGCGTCAGCTGGAAGTCATGCAGGCGGAGAATAGCTCTCTGAGAAGAGTCGTGGAGGAGTTCAGGTCAGATGTACGCGGGGGAAAGCCAGTCTCGACCGCAGGGAATCGAGATTCCGGGAATTATAGGGAAACCGAAAGAAATGGTGGGAAATTTCCGGTGGGAAGGAAAGAGCGGCGGAATGATGAGAGAAAGTCGGAATCGGAATTTGGTGGGCCAGCAGCAGGCAAAACGATGGAGGGAGATGTGATTGTAAATGACGAGTTGAAGGCATGA